In the Flavobacterium acetivorans genome, one interval contains:
- a CDS encoding L,D-transpeptidase family protein, which translates to MKRPPICFLFLACCFVLFSTPHILKANAKKTMLVPTKLFFQRIPSFEPIPFDSTLIAPFFSKYPKLNYLKPEVVQLYRKHNYHYLWFDYKGLNEFANILYDKINNLDQEGLKVRVPYEEKIRAIFQDPDDMEKSNIEVELLMSSLYFFYADRVFKGLNATKTAELDWYLPRKKQSYVNSLDSLLRDPKLINQQDKDLLGQYYLLKNALKKYRDIEKKGGWNPIILPKKIKSLKPKDTAEVILQIRKRLLASGDLDNDSGKNVFDSELLAAVLKYKKRNAFAADSLLLPKHIANMNIPISEHIKTIMINMERCRWISPSLTRKKQYITVNIPAFTLTYFIDGKPELVSKVVVGKALNKTAVFSGELSQIVFSPYWNVPPSILQKEILPSIAKNPNYLAKNDMEWINNRVRQRPGPQNALGKVKFVFPNSHIIYMHDTPAKSLFNQDSRAFSHGCIRVERPRDLAILLLKEDPNWPVEKIDEAMNKGIEKTYNLKTKIPVYIGYFTAWVNRDGTINFYDDIYGHDERLAEILFTD; encoded by the coding sequence ATGAAACGCCCTCCTATCTGCTTTCTTTTTCTGGCCTGCTGCTTTGTACTTTTTAGCACTCCCCATATCCTAAAAGCCAATGCTAAAAAAACGATGCTCGTCCCTACAAAATTATTTTTCCAAAGAATCCCATCCTTCGAGCCCATTCCTTTTGACAGCACTTTAATCGCTCCTTTTTTTTCGAAATACCCAAAACTAAACTACCTCAAACCCGAAGTAGTACAATTGTACCGAAAACACAACTACCACTACCTATGGTTCGACTATAAAGGCCTTAATGAATTTGCCAACATTTTGTACGACAAAATCAACAATCTGGATCAAGAAGGCTTAAAAGTCCGAGTTCCGTACGAAGAAAAGATAAGAGCCATTTTTCAAGATCCGGACGATATGGAGAAATCAAACATCGAGGTCGAATTGCTAATGTCTTCGTTGTATTTTTTTTATGCCGATAGGGTATTCAAAGGCTTGAATGCTACAAAAACAGCAGAATTGGATTGGTATTTACCTCGAAAAAAACAATCCTACGTCAACAGCCTGGACTCCCTGCTTCGGGATCCCAAGCTGATCAACCAACAAGACAAAGATCTTCTTGGCCAATATTACCTTTTGAAAAATGCTTTGAAAAAGTATCGTGATATTGAAAAAAAAGGAGGGTGGAATCCTATTATTTTACCCAAAAAGATCAAATCCCTCAAACCCAAAGACACCGCAGAAGTCATTCTTCAAATTAGAAAGCGCCTTTTGGCCAGCGGTGACTTAGACAACGATTCCGGGAAAAATGTCTTTGATTCCGAATTATTGGCAGCAGTCTTGAAATACAAAAAAAGAAATGCTTTTGCGGCTGATTCGCTGTTGTTACCCAAACACATCGCCAACATGAATATTCCTATAAGCGAACACATCAAAACGATCATGATCAACATGGAACGCTGCCGCTGGATATCGCCTAGTTTGACTCGAAAAAAACAATACATTACGGTAAACATCCCTGCCTTTACTCTCACTTATTTCATAGACGGCAAACCCGAGTTGGTTTCCAAAGTCGTCGTAGGCAAAGCATTGAACAAAACGGCGGTTTTTAGCGGCGAATTGAGCCAAATTGTCTTCAGCCCTTATTGGAATGTACCCCCCAGCATTTTACAAAAAGAGATTTTACCTTCCATCGCCAAAAATCCCAACTATCTGGCTAAAAATGACATGGAATGGATTAATAATCGCGTGCGCCAACGCCCTGGGCCGCAAAACGCCTTGGGAAAAGTAAAGTTTGTTTTTCCTAATTCCCATATCATTTATATGCATGACACCCCCGCCAAAAGTCTTTTTAATCAAGATAGCAGAGCGTTCAGTCACGGTTGCATCCGCGTGGAGCGACCGCGGGATTTGGCAATTTTACTATTAAAGGAAGACCCAAACTGGCCAGTGGAAAAGATTGATGAAGCCATGAATAAGGGAATTGAAAAAACATACAACCTAAAGACAAAAATTCCCGTTTATATTGGTTATTTCACCGCTTGGGTAAATCGTGATGGAACAATCAATTTCTATGACGACATCTATGGACATGACGAGCGCCTCGCCGAAATACTTTTTACGGATTGA
- a CDS encoding L,D-transpeptidase family protein, protein MKKFILPIVALLFGFSVVAVYQYKNNDLLVKVIYFVKNLPESISGKPINSIDNASLNNFFKKYPHLDKFQLEVTALYKKRNYKSIWYNDGELIKFANELYSKSEQIENEGLKFDLAYKDKMDAIFNDASAAKISQTEKELLLSSLYIYYAKKVFYGIDTDEIHQTGWFLPRKELSYKNLLDSLLAEPELLDKNEKILIGQYYKLRAALQKYRQIEKNNDWEFIETESQMKKYGPGDNAKTISQIRHRLFVLGDLPQDSKNNLYDEELKAGILNFKTRNGYKPDYLIGSQHINRMNQSIEKYIQLISINMERCRWISPKLEKANEFIVINIPSFQLFYIKNGENVLSSRVFVGINTMETVIFSSTISSIVFSPYWNVPQSILENEIKPAMEKDPDYLTKHDLEWNKKSLRQRPGPKNALGVVKFVFPNTYSIYLHDTPYKLNFNFEFPRFSHGCINMQKAKELAYKILENNPQWPIEKINEAMNSGVETVYLLKKPIPIHIGYFTSWANDEGKINFYFDIYTKDDLLSEFLFNDTLNLAETTPVKRLSN, encoded by the coding sequence ATGAAAAAGTTTATTTTACCCATAGTAGCTCTTTTATTTGGTTTTTCAGTTGTCGCTGTGTACCAATACAAAAATAATGACCTTCTGGTTAAGGTGATTTACTTTGTCAAAAATCTCCCGGAATCCATCAGCGGAAAACCCATAAATTCTATTGACAACGCAAGTCTAAATAATTTTTTCAAAAAATACCCCCATTTAGACAAATTCCAATTGGAGGTAACTGCACTCTACAAAAAAAGAAACTACAAATCCATTTGGTATAATGACGGAGAACTTATAAAATTTGCCAATGAATTGTATTCCAAGTCGGAACAAATTGAAAATGAAGGACTGAAATTTGATTTGGCTTACAAAGATAAAATGGACGCCATCTTCAACGACGCCTCTGCCGCCAAAATCAGCCAAACCGAAAAAGAATTATTACTCTCTAGCCTCTATATCTATTATGCCAAAAAAGTATTTTATGGCATAGACACTGATGAAATACATCAAACCGGATGGTTCCTGCCCAGAAAGGAACTTTCTTATAAAAATTTATTGGATTCCTTATTGGCCGAACCGGAATTACTGGACAAAAATGAAAAAATACTCATTGGTCAATATTACAAACTACGAGCTGCCTTGCAAAAATACCGACAAATAGAAAAAAATAACGATTGGGAATTTATAGAAACCGAATCACAAATGAAGAAATACGGCCCCGGAGACAACGCAAAAACCATCAGTCAAATCAGGCACCGGCTTTTTGTTCTGGGCGATTTGCCCCAAGACTCTAAAAACAATCTCTATGATGAGGAGCTGAAAGCCGGCATTCTCAATTTCAAAACAAGAAACGGTTATAAACCGGATTACCTTATTGGTTCCCAACACATCAACCGCATGAATCAGTCTATAGAAAAATACATTCAGCTCATTAGCATCAACATGGAACGTTGCCGCTGGATTTCTCCAAAACTGGAAAAAGCCAATGAATTTATTGTTATCAATATCCCCTCTTTTCAATTATTCTATATCAAAAACGGGGAAAATGTATTAAGCTCTAGAGTATTTGTAGGCATCAATACGATGGAAACAGTGATTTTCAGCTCTACTATCAGCAGCATTGTGTTTAGCCCTTACTGGAATGTACCGCAAAGCATTTTGGAAAACGAAATTAAACCGGCGATGGAAAAAGACCCTGATTATTTGACCAAACACGATTTGGAATGGAATAAAAAAAGCCTCCGACAACGACCAGGACCAAAAAACGCTTTGGGAGTAGTCAAATTTGTCTTTCCCAACACCTACAGTATTTATTTGCATGATACTCCATACAAATTGAATTTCAATTTTGAATTTCCACGTTTCAGTCACGGCTGCATTAATATGCAAAAAGCCAAAGAACTGGCCTATAAAATTCTAGAAAACAATCCCCAATGGCCCATAGAAAAAATAAATGAAGCCATGAACAGCGGAGTAGAAACGGTCTATCTGCTAAAAAAACCCATCCCCATTCACATTGGCTATTTTACCTCTTGGGCAAATGACGAAGGAAAAATTAATTTCTATTTTGATATCTATACTAAAGATGATCTCCTGAGCGAATTTCTTTTTAATGACACCCTAAATTTAGCGGAAACGACTCCTGTCAAGAGACTATCAAACTAA
- a CDS encoding nuclear transport factor 2 family protein, with protein MKKTFFFLLVVLVSCKSTKDAVVSDEDQINLVLDSWHKAAAEANYEAYFNFMASDAVFIGTDANENWNKTDFQVYAKPHFDKGKAWSFTALERHIYFDETGKTAWFDELLNTQMKICRGSGVLVKIGKHWKIKHYVLSMTIPNDNSGDVIKVKARIEDALIEKLQEKK; from the coding sequence ATGAAAAAAACTTTTTTCTTCTTGTTGGTTGTTTTGGTTTCCTGTAAATCAACCAAAGACGCTGTGGTTTCTGATGAGGATCAAATTAATCTTGTACTTGATTCTTGGCACAAAGCCGCTGCCGAAGCCAATTATGAGGCTTATTTTAATTTCATGGCTTCAGATGCTGTTTTCATTGGAACTGATGCGAATGAGAACTGGAATAAAACGGATTTTCAGGTTTATGCCAAACCTCATTTTGATAAGGGAAAAGCATGGAGTTTTACCGCCTTGGAGCGCCATATTTATTTTGATGAAACAGGAAAAACAGCTTGGTTTGATGAGTTGTTGAATACGCAGATGAAAATCTGTAGGGGTTCTGGAGTATTGGTAAAAATAGGGAAGCATTGGAAAATAAAGCATTATGTTTTGTCGATGACTATTCCTAATGACAATAGCGGCGATGTGATAAAAGTAAAAGCTCGCATTGAAGACGCTCTTATCGAAAAATTGCAAGAGAAAAAGTGA
- the trmB gene encoding tRNA (guanosine(46)-N7)-methyltransferase TrmB, translated as MGSKNKLKRFKENETFNNVFQPTREEVVGNLFPLRGKWNSDFFKNDNPVVLELGCGKGEYSVGLAERYPNKNFVGIDIKGARFWRGAKTAVETGLHNVAFIRTQIELINHIFAENEVDEIWITFPDPQIKYKRTKHRMTNSEFLQLYKKILKKEGVVNLKTDSEFMHGYTLGLLHGEGHEVLYANHNVYVNEGSPEEVTAFQTFYEKQYLEINKAITYIRFKIKE; from the coding sequence GTGGGAAGTAAAAATAAATTAAAAAGATTCAAGGAAAACGAAACATTCAATAACGTTTTTCAACCGACAAGAGAAGAGGTAGTAGGTAATTTGTTTCCTTTAAGAGGGAAATGGAACTCAGATTTCTTTAAAAATGACAATCCAGTGGTCTTGGAATTAGGCTGTGGAAAAGGGGAATATTCTGTAGGTTTGGCCGAAAGATATCCTAATAAAAATTTTGTGGGGATTGACATTAAAGGGGCTCGTTTTTGGCGTGGTGCCAAGACTGCTGTCGAAACAGGACTTCACAATGTGGCTTTTATTCGAACTCAAATCGAGTTAATCAATCATATTTTTGCCGAAAATGAAGTAGATGAAATCTGGATTACTTTTCCGGATCCTCAAATCAAATACAAAAGAACAAAACACAGAATGACCAATTCGGAGTTTTTGCAGTTGTATAAAAAAATACTTAAAAAAGAAGGTGTTGTAAATCTGAAAACGGATAGTGAATTCATGCACGGTTATACTCTTGGCTTGCTTCATGGTGAAGGACATGAGGTTTTGTATGCTAACCATAATGTGTATGTAAACGAAGGTAGTCCTGAAGAGGTAACTGCTTTTCAGACTTTCTATGAAAAACAATATTTGGAAATTAACAAAGCAATTACGTATATTCGATTTAAAATTAAAGAATAA
- a CDS encoding LysE family transporter has translation MNFMTTFFLGFLTAVIGIIPPGLINMTAAKVNLKEGLRNSLWFILGAVIVIFFQAYLAIIFARVINIRPDIIILLREVGFGIFGALTVYFLWIAKKPKIKKAKIKQSSKKKRFFLGMLLSALNFFPIPYYVFVSITLSSYRLFSFDTPSVFTFVSGVVLGSSIVFYFYITFFKKIESKADHLLRNMNTIIGCITGLISLITLFNIIKFYLD, from the coding sequence ATGAATTTTATGACCACCTTTTTTTTAGGGTTCCTAACGGCTGTTATAGGGATTATACCTCCGGGTTTGATTAATATGACGGCTGCCAAAGTGAATTTGAAAGAAGGGTTGAGAAATTCATTATGGTTTATTCTGGGAGCAGTAATTGTAATTTTTTTTCAAGCTTATTTGGCTATCATATTTGCTCGTGTGATTAATATTCGCCCGGATATTATCATCTTATTGCGAGAAGTTGGTTTTGGAATATTTGGTGCTTTAACGGTTTATTTTTTGTGGATAGCCAAAAAGCCCAAAATCAAGAAAGCTAAAATTAAACAAAGCAGTAAAAAGAAGCGTTTTTTTCTGGGAATGTTACTTTCGGCGCTCAATTTTTTTCCTATTCCTTATTATGTTTTTGTCAGTATAACGTTGTCTAGTTATAGGCTTTTTTCATTCGATACGCCTTCGGTTTTTACTTTTGTCAGCGGAGTAGTATTGGGATCTTCAATCGTTTTTTATTTCTATATTACTTTCTTTAAAAAAATAGAAAGCAAAGCAGATCATTTGTTGCGTAACATGAATACAATTATTGGTTGTATAACTGGATTAATATCCCTGATTACATTATTCAATATCATTAAGTTTTATCTGGATTAA
- a CDS encoding MGMT family protein translates to MSDDNFFERVYAIARKIPYGRVTSYGAIAKALGAARSARMVGYAMNASHDMEDVPAHRVVNRKGLLTGKFHFDGTNLMQQLLESEGVEVIDNQIVDFEKHFWQPEVQY, encoded by the coding sequence ATGTCAGACGATAATTTTTTCGAAAGAGTCTATGCCATCGCCAGAAAAATCCCTTATGGAAGGGTTACTTCTTATGGGGCAATTGCCAAAGCATTGGGAGCAGCGCGTTCGGCACGAATGGTGGGTTATGCGATGAATGCTTCGCATGATATGGAGGATGTTCCTGCGCACCGTGTCGTGAACAGAAAAGGATTACTGACCGGAAAATTTCATTTTGATGGAACCAATCTGATGCAACAATTGTTAGAAAGTGAAGGGGTTGAAGTAATCGATAATCAGATTGTGGATTTTGAAAAGCATTTTTGGCAGCCTGAGGTGCAATATTAG
- a CDS encoding Mrp/NBP35 family ATP-binding protein — MKLDRKDILKALETITIAGEGKNMVESGAVTNVITFGDEVVVDLVLHTPAMHIKKRAEDDIKKTIHDLVSADAKVKVNSKVEAVAAENPNQIKGKAIPGIKNIIAVASGKGGVGKSTVTANLAVSLAKMGFSVGVLDADIYGPSMPIMFDVENEKPISVTVDGKSKMKPVESYEVKMLSIGFFTSPSQAVIWRGPMASKALNQMIFDADWGELDFMLIDLPPGTGDIHLSIMQSLPVTGAVVVSTPQAVALADAKKGVSMFLSDAINVPVLGIIENMAYFTPEELPNNKYYIFGQEGAKNLAEDLEVPFFGEVPIVQSIREAGDYGRPAAMQTGSVTESVFEEITRKVVAETVRRNESLPATEAIKITTMAGCSAVKK, encoded by the coding sequence ATGAAATTAGACAGAAAAGATATCCTTAAAGCTTTGGAAACAATTACTATAGCGGGAGAAGGAAAAAACATGGTAGAGAGCGGTGCAGTTACAAATGTAATTACTTTTGGTGATGAAGTAGTGGTAGATTTAGTTTTACACACGCCTGCGATGCATATCAAGAAAAGAGCAGAAGATGACATCAAGAAAACGATTCATGATTTAGTTTCTGCTGATGCGAAAGTGAAAGTAAATAGTAAGGTTGAAGCGGTCGCGGCCGAAAATCCAAATCAAATTAAAGGAAAAGCAATTCCGGGAATAAAAAATATTATTGCTGTTGCTTCCGGTAAAGGAGGAGTGGGGAAATCGACCGTTACGGCTAATTTAGCAGTATCACTTGCTAAAATGGGTTTTAGTGTAGGTGTTCTTGATGCCGATATTTATGGTCCATCTATGCCTATTATGTTTGATGTAGAGAATGAAAAACCAATTTCGGTTACTGTTGATGGGAAATCCAAAATGAAACCGGTAGAAAGTTATGAAGTAAAAATGCTTTCGATAGGATTTTTTACTTCGCCAAGTCAGGCAGTAATCTGGAGAGGTCCGATGGCTTCTAAGGCTTTGAATCAAATGATTTTTGATGCTGATTGGGGAGAATTGGACTTCATGTTAATCGATTTGCCTCCAGGAACAGGAGATATTCATTTATCGATTATGCAATCATTACCTGTTACCGGTGCTGTTGTGGTAAGTACGCCTCAAGCGGTGGCCTTGGCAGATGCTAAAAAAGGAGTTTCTATGTTTTTGTCGGATGCAATAAATGTACCTGTCTTGGGAATTATTGAAAACATGGCTTATTTCACGCCAGAGGAATTGCCAAACAATAAATACTACATCTTTGGTCAAGAAGGAGCTAAGAATTTGGCAGAAGATTTAGAAGTACCGTTCTTTGGTGAAGTGCCAATCGTACAATCTATCCGTGAAGCGGGAGATTACGGACGTCCGGCTGCTATGCAAACAGGTTCTGTGACCGAAAGTGTTTTTGAAGAAATTACACGTAAGGTAGTGGCAGAAACGGTAAGAAGAAATGAAAGTCTTCCTGCTACCGAAGCTATCAAGATAACGACTATGGCAGGTTGTTCAGCAGTAAAAAAATAG
- a CDS encoding NifU family protein, whose protein sequence is MTTEELTSEVQKALEEIRPFLVSDGGDITLISIEDGKHVKVRLEGACTSCSVNQMTLRAGVETTIKKFAPQIETVVNVL, encoded by the coding sequence ATGACAACAGAAGAATTAACAAGCGAAGTTCAAAAAGCACTCGAGGAAATTAGACCTTTTTTAGTTTCTGACGGAGGTGATATTACGCTTATTTCCATTGAAGATGGTAAACATGTGAAAGTGCGACTTGAAGGCGCCTGCACGAGTTGTAGTGTAAATCAAATGACTCTTAGAGCTGGAGTGGAAACTACAATCAAAAAGTTTGCGCCACAAATTGAAACTGTTGTAAATGTCTTGTAA
- a CDS encoding 2Fe-2S iron-sulfur cluster-binding protein — MDVLIKIKDREGVVHELQAPTDMAMNIMELCKAYELPVEGTCGGMAMCASCQCYVLNDVALPEMGEDEEAMLSEAFYVKSNSRLGCQIPITENLEGLELELAPES, encoded by the coding sequence ATGGATGTATTAATAAAAATAAAAGATAGAGAAGGAGTCGTTCATGAATTACAGGCTCCAACAGATATGGCCATGAATATCATGGAATTGTGTAAAGCTTATGAGCTTCCTGTTGAAGGGACTTGTGGTGGTATGGCTATGTGTGCTTCTTGTCAGTGTTATGTGTTGAACGATGTTGCATTGCCTGAAATGGGCGAGGATGAAGAAGCGATGCTTTCGGAAGCTTTTTACGTGAAATCAAACAGTCGTTTGGGATGTCAAATTCCAATTACTGAAAATCTGGAAGGTTTAGAATTAGAGCTAGCTCCAGAAAGTTAA
- a CDS encoding DUF3050 domain-containing protein → MNIQHINDTIAPQKKALLLHPLYKKVKTIEDLQCFLENHVFAVWDFMSLLKALQTKLTCTTTPWFATSNPQTRYLINEIVLAEESDLTLDGRRQSHYEMYIEAMKDCGADTSEIEHFLSEIHSLQNIFVAIRTSSLHPKIKAFLDFTFSVIEQGKPHEIAAAFTFGREDLIPSMFTEILKNFQANFPDTDLSKLIYYFERHIELDADEHGPMAMHMINELCENDTRKWREAEEISVLALEKRIGLWDAIEEHIMENHLTTT, encoded by the coding sequence ATGAATATTCAGCATATAAACGACACTATTGCACCTCAAAAAAAGGCGTTGCTGCTTCACCCACTTTACAAAAAAGTAAAGACCATCGAAGACTTACAATGTTTTCTGGAGAACCATGTGTTTGCGGTTTGGGACTTTATGTCATTATTAAAAGCTTTACAAACCAAACTAACCTGTACTACCACACCTTGGTTTGCTACCAGTAATCCTCAAACTCGCTACCTGATAAATGAAATCGTATTAGCCGAAGAATCGGACCTAACGCTTGACGGTCGCCGCCAAAGTCATTACGAAATGTACATTGAAGCGATGAAAGATTGCGGGGCAGACACTTCAGAAATTGAACATTTTTTATCCGAGATCCATTCGTTACAAAACATATTTGTAGCTATACGAACAAGTAGTCTGCATCCTAAAATAAAAGCTTTTTTAGACTTTACTTTCAGTGTTATTGAACAGGGCAAGCCGCACGAAATAGCTGCAGCTTTTACCTTTGGAAGAGAAGATTTGATTCCGAGTATGTTTACCGAAATCTTAAAAAACTTTCAAGCCAATTTCCCAGATACGGACTTAAGCAAACTCATTTACTATTTCGAAAGACATATCGAATTGGATGCCGATGAACATGGCCCGATGGCAATGCACATGATCAACGAGCTGTGTGAAAACGACACTCGAAAATGGCGAGAAGCTGAAGAAATATCGGTATTGGCTTTAGAAAAACGCATCGGTCTTTGGGACGCAATTGAAGAACATATCATGGAAAATCATTTGACCACAACATAA
- a CDS encoding acyl-CoA dehydrogenase family protein, producing MKPDLFQAPDYYNLDDLLTEEHKLVRDSARAWVKREVSPIIEEYAQRAEFPKQIIKGLGEIGGFGPYIPVEYGGAGLDQISYGLIMQEIERGDAGVRSTSSVQSSLVMYPIWKYGNEEQRMKYLPKLATGEFIGCFGLTEPDHGSDPGSMITNFKDMGDHYLLNGAKMWISNAPFADIAIVWAKNEEGRIHGLIVEREMEGFSTPETHNKWSLRASATGELIFDNVKVPKTNLLPNKSGLGAPLGCLDSARYGIAWGAIGAAMDCYDTALRYAKERIQFDKPIAGTQLQQKKLAEMITEITKAQLLTWRLGVLRNEGRATTAQISMAKRNNVDMAIHIAREARQILGGMGITGEYSIMRHMMNLESVITYEGTHDIHLLITGMDITGIPAFK from the coding sequence ATGAAACCAGACCTATTTCAAGCTCCCGATTATTACAACCTTGATGATTTACTAACTGAAGAACATAAATTAGTACGCGATTCAGCCCGTGCCTGGGTAAAACGCGAAGTCTCTCCAATTATAGAAGAATATGCTCAAAGAGCCGAATTTCCAAAACAAATCATAAAAGGTTTGGGAGAAATTGGTGGTTTTGGCCCATACATTCCGGTTGAATATGGCGGCGCAGGACTAGACCAAATTTCGTACGGTTTAATCATGCAGGAAATTGAACGTGGTGATGCAGGTGTTCGTTCTACCTCATCGGTACAATCTTCCTTAGTGATGTATCCCATTTGGAAATACGGAAACGAAGAACAAAGAATGAAATATTTACCCAAACTAGCCACTGGAGAATTCATCGGTTGTTTTGGATTAACAGAACCCGATCACGGTTCTGACCCTGGAAGCATGATCACCAACTTTAAAGACATGGGAGACCATTATTTATTGAACGGTGCCAAAATGTGGATTTCGAATGCTCCCTTCGCCGATATTGCCATTGTTTGGGCAAAAAACGAAGAGGGAAGAATTCACGGACTTATCGTAGAACGCGAAATGGAAGGCTTTAGCACTCCAGAAACACACAACAAATGGTCGCTTCGTGCCTCAGCTACCGGGGAATTAATTTTTGACAATGTAAAAGTACCTAAAACCAATTTATTACCTAATAAATCCGGACTTGGAGCGCCACTTGGATGTTTAGATTCTGCCCGTTATGGCATTGCCTGGGGCGCAATTGGTGCCGCCATGGATTGCTATGACACAGCGCTTCGTTATGCCAAAGAAAGAATCCAGTTTGACAAGCCTATCGCCGGAACACAATTACAGCAAAAGAAACTAGCCGAAATGATCACCGAAATCACCAAAGCACAATTATTGACTTGGCGTTTAGGCGTTTTAAGAAACGAAGGTAGAGCAACAACGGCTCAAATATCCATGGCCAAAAGAAATAATGTTGACATGGCCATTCATATCGCACGAGAAGCAAGACAAATTCTTGGCGGCATGGGCATCACGGGCGAATACTCAATTATGCGCCATATGATGAACCTAGAATCTGTAATTACCTACGAAGGAACACATGATATCCATTTGTTGATTACAGGAATGGACATTACCGGAATTCCAGCATTTAAATAA
- a CDS encoding tRNA1(Val) (adenine(37)-N6)-methyltransferase, which produces MSKFQFKQFSLEQDRCAMKIGTDGVLLGAWTPLDNNPSRILDIGTGTGIIALMLSQRSQAEQIDALEIDDEAYEQATDNFENSPWNDRLFCFHAGLDEFVEEPEDEYDLIVSNPPFYSEDYKTACDQRDLARFQDAMPFEDLIEAADLLLSENGIFSVIIPFKEEDKFLTLAKEYELYPLKITRVKGAPTAEIKRSLLAFSRNENPNFPIDELIIETARHIYTPEYIALTKDFYLKM; this is translated from the coding sequence ATGTCCAAATTCCAATTCAAACAATTCTCTCTTGAACAAGACCGTTGTGCCATGAAAATTGGAACCGATGGTGTTTTATTAGGCGCCTGGACCCCATTAGACAACAATCCATCCCGCATTTTAGACATAGGAACAGGAACAGGAATCATTGCCTTAATGCTTTCACAAAGAAGTCAGGCAGAACAAATTGATGCTCTTGAGATTGACGACGAAGCCTACGAACAAGCAACTGATAATTTCGAAAACTCCCCTTGGAACGACCGCTTATTTTGTTTTCATGCCGGCTTGGATGAATTTGTCGAAGAACCCGAAGACGAATACGACCTAATCGTTTCCAATCCTCCATTTTACTCCGAAGACTATAAAACAGCTTGCGATCAAAGGGATTTAGCCCGCTTTCAAGACGCCATGCCTTTTGAAGATTTGATTGAAGCGGCTGATTTATTATTATCCGAAAACGGAATTTTTTCCGTTATCATTCCATTCAAAGAAGAAGATAAATTTCTGACTTTAGCCAAAGAATACGAATTATATCCTTTGAAAATCACTCGCGTAAAAGGTGCTCCAACTGCAGAAATCAAACGCAGTCTATTGGCTTTTAGCCGAAATGAAAATCCAAATTTCCCGATTGATGAATTAATTATAGAAACCGCCAGACATATTTATACTCCAGAATATATTGCCTTGACGAAGGATTTTTATTTGAAGATGTAA
- the rimM gene encoding ribosome maturation factor RimM (Essential for efficient processing of 16S rRNA): MRKEDCFYLGKIAKKFSFKGEVLAYLDTDEPELYQNLESVFVECNKHLVPFFIENSSLHKNDFLRIRFEDVNTEEEADALLGNDLYLPLKMLPKLSGNKFYFHEVIGFEVEDKRLGVVGKIQSINDTTAQPLFEVLNGSVEILIPMIDHFLIKIDRENKKVIMDLPEGLIEMYL, translated from the coding sequence ATGCGTAAAGAAGATTGTTTCTATTTGGGTAAAATCGCCAAAAAATTTAGTTTCAAAGGAGAAGTTCTGGCTTATTTAGACACGGACGAACCTGAGTTATACCAAAACTTGGAATCAGTGTTTGTTGAATGCAACAAACACTTGGTTCCTTTTTTTATTGAAAACAGCTCATTGCACAAAAACGATTTCCTTAGAATTCGTTTTGAAGATGTAAATACCGAAGAGGAAGCCGATGCTCTATTAGGCAACGACCTTTATCTACCTCTTAAAATGTTACCCAAACTTAGCGGCAATAAATTTTATTTTCACGAAGTAATTGGTTTTGAAGTAGAAGACAAACGCCTTGGCGTTGTTGGAAAAATTCAATCCATAAACGACACTACCGCCCAACCTCTTTTTGAAGTTCTCAACGGCAGCGTAGAAATTCTCATTCCGATGATCGACCATTTTCTGATAAAGATTGATCGCGAAAACAAAAAAGTCATCATGGATCTGCCGGAAGGACTTATCGAAATGTATCTTTAG